From a region of the Cenarchaeum symbiont of Oopsacas minuta genome:
- a CDS encoding methylase produces the protein MGLGESWGKVMEVLRDVIPVYNKVNSYISLGRDARHRDTCIRGHINPGYRVLDAGSGFGNMSKAAMSICNEDLKIVMYDPLLPMLKNTSRLFEESPDLSCGVFEHMPFRSGGFDAVMCGYSLRDAIELRTAISEIHRVLHKDGKFVIVDLGKPDSRFVRTGVAFYLKFVLPIVAYCAAGRLGLKFSALYDTFKKWPKNKELESILLEKFSRVEFGKDLMGGAVMVAAYK, from the coding sequence ATGGGTCTTGGCGAAAGCTGGGGAAAAGTGATGGAAGTTTTGCGCGATGTTATTCCTGTATACAACAAGGTAAACTCGTATATTTCTCTAGGCCGTGACGCTAGACATCGTGATACATGCATACGTGGGCACATAAATCCCGGCTACCGAGTTTTAGATGCAGGTTCAGGATTTGGTAATATGTCAAAAGCGGCCATGAGTATATGCAATGAGGATTTAAAAATTGTAATGTATGATCCGCTCTTGCCTATGCTCAAAAATACTAGTAGGTTATTTGAAGAGTCACCAGATCTCTCATGTGGCGTCTTTGAACACATGCCGTTTCGTTCTGGGGGTTTTGACGCAGTTATGTGCGGATATTCGTTACGCGATGCCATAGAATTGCGAACTGCCATATCAGAGATACATAGAGTTTTACATAAAGATGGAAAGTTTGTCATTGTGGATCTTGGTAAACCAGATTCAAGATTTGTGAGAACAGGTGTAGCATTTTATCTCAAATTCGTATTACCGATAGTTGCATACTGTGCAGCTGGTCGACTTGGTCTCAAATTTTCTGCACTATATGACACGTTTAAAAAATGGCCAAAAAATAAGGAACTAGAATCGATTCTACTCGAGAAATTTTCTAGGGTAGAATTTGGAAAAGATCTTATGGGCGGCGCCGTGATGGTGGCCGCATACAAATGA
- a CDS encoding DNA methylase N-4/N-6 domain-containing protein (ccrM): protein MKEKIANQIYNEDCIVGMQKIKAKSVDLIITDPPFAIKFGKKKANYNRKDSRVLKGYGEVLQSEYSKFTHNWMEQAYRTLRESGSMYVFSGWNHLGDILAGLDSAGFTVVNHLVWKYQFGVVTSRKFVTSHYHCLYVCVNDKKRTFYPFSRFGKNDKDENNKSLHYADKEDVWYIKREYWSGMTKTPTKLPRKIVEKILEYSSKKGDLVMDPFLGSGQVAVVSKLMGRKYAGFEVVKQYYEFIQHRLESGGYGLKHAD from the coding sequence TTGAAAGAAAAAATTGCCAACCAAATCTACAATGAAGATTGTATAGTTGGAATGCAAAAAATAAAAGCAAAAAGCGTGGATCTCATCATAACCGATCCACCGTTTGCGATAAAATTCGGTAAAAAAAAGGCCAACTATAACCGAAAAGACTCTCGTGTGTTGAAAGGATATGGAGAAGTCTTGCAGTCTGAATATAGTAAATTTACGCACAACTGGATGGAACAGGCGTATCGTACACTTCGAGAATCTGGAAGCATGTATGTTTTTTCTGGATGGAATCACCTTGGGGACATACTTGCAGGACTCGACTCTGCAGGATTTACGGTTGTAAATCATCTTGTATGGAAATATCAGTTTGGTGTGGTTACTAGTCGCAAGTTTGTCACGTCACATTACCATTGTTTGTATGTGTGCGTCAATGATAAAAAACGCACATTTTATCCGTTTTCGCGTTTTGGAAAAAACGACAAGGATGAAAACAACAAAAGCCTTCATTATGCAGACAAGGAAGATGTTTGGTACATAAAACGTGAATACTGGTCTGGAATGACAAAGACGCCAACAAAACTTCCGCGCAAAATAGTGGAAAAAATACTTGAATACTCTAGTAAAAAAGGCGATCTTGTAATGGATCCATTTCTTGGTTCAGGACAAGTTGCCGTGGTAAGTAAACTAATGGGTCGTAAATATGCTGGATTTGAAGTCGTAAAACAATATTATGAATTTATACAACATCGACTCGAAAGTGGTGGATATGGACTAAAGCACGCAGACTAG
- a CDS encoding helicase: protein MKSDFNHTVSKYPCPNCKTNLTIDITFDKRIHILCPSCELGGLFDGNGGTDIAIMEFACRYDEGKLSKSDSITDSKMVRKKSEIVLLTKGYTPNPLTKSILYSKKDYIVCYKRLSRPKPVSGGNVSESGIDQRLADALVKSGISKLYKFQRKAIDHILAGKDIVIEAPTASGKTEAFLIPILHMVGTKRTSSPSILIIYPTKALAHDQYSKVKLLAVTMGLDVAVFDGDVGAAHRSDVLSRKPDIIITNFDVLHYHMMRRTRFASLLSSIRFTIVDETHVYTGIFGSNVHYIIKRLKRLASSRIQFIASSATLHNSENFCKQLFGVDMERIVGEGAKSKIDFVIMFPSLRTQRSLMIDLTKKLTDAEHKTIVFSGSHQNAELLAMQAKKLGVSIKVHRAGLTTRYRKIVEDEFRNGLLKAISCTPTLELGIDVGDVDGVVSSTVPVNRLMQRIGRAARNGQMGFAFLVLGSDPISQYYKNHPDDYFEDSEEAYIDPKNPFIEESQVLAMAYDRAIKLDEMPEYKKTIENHCKSRSLILYDNMYALGVKGKHLISEYNIRGIGRHIDIISNGYVVGKRALPMALEELHENAVYFLAGTKYIVKHFSYPKKMHAIIERAPKNYSYYTKALTDEWPIIEKIYERKIVFGTEIVFCRLHIEKIIHGYANIKIGEGTMQGTRVDLKVPLQYDFVTKGIVFHAPEPIECAADSTDTEYTKISGYHATEHVIIEGSNIITGGASQDLGGISLGRSGLVFVYDGAIGGSGASRALYERFKDVITRAKNIVKECPCTNEAGCPRCTFSYRCGNNNEYLHKISALEILERMCKGEETKMVQAKDGDRSLV, encoded by the coding sequence ATGAAGTCAGATTTTAATCATACCGTGTCAAAATATCCATGTCCAAACTGCAAAACAAATCTGACTATAGATATCACGTTTGATAAGAGAATTCACATATTATGCCCATCGTGTGAGCTAGGTGGACTCTTTGATGGCAACGGTGGTACTGACATAGCAATCATGGAATTTGCGTGTAGGTATGATGAGGGAAAACTTTCCAAGTCTGATAGCATTACAGATTCAAAGATGGTTAGAAAAAAATCAGAGATTGTTCTTTTGACAAAAGGTTACACACCAAATCCTTTAACAAAGTCCATTTTATATTCAAAAAAAGATTACATTGTATGCTATAAAAGATTGAGTCGGCCAAAACCTGTATCTGGTGGCAACGTATCCGAATCTGGAATAGATCAAAGATTGGCAGATGCGCTTGTCAAATCAGGCATATCAAAGCTGTATAAATTTCAGCGTAAGGCAATAGACCATATTTTGGCAGGTAAAGACATTGTGATAGAAGCTCCAACTGCATCTGGTAAAACAGAGGCATTTTTGATTCCCATACTACATATGGTTGGTACAAAACGTACCTCTAGTCCTTCGATTCTAATCATATACCCAACAAAAGCATTAGCACATGATCAATATTCAAAAGTAAAACTACTTGCAGTTACCATGGGTCTTGATGTTGCAGTCTTTGACGGAGATGTTGGGGCAGCACATAGATCTGATGTATTGTCACGTAAACCAGACATTATTATTACAAATTTTGATGTGTTGCATTATCATATGATGCGCCGTACACGTTTTGCATCACTTCTCTCTAGCATACGATTTACAATAGTAGATGAGACTCATGTCTATACTGGCATATTTGGATCAAATGTTCACTATATAATAAAACGTCTCAAAAGACTTGCTTCTAGTAGAATACAGTTTATTGCATCGTCTGCAACATTGCACAATTCTGAGAATTTTTGCAAGCAGCTCTTTGGAGTCGATATGGAACGTATTGTAGGAGAAGGTGCAAAATCCAAAATTGATTTTGTCATAATGTTTCCATCTCTACGAACTCAAAGATCTCTAATGATAGATTTAACAAAAAAATTAACCGATGCAGAACATAAAACTATAGTGTTTAGTGGCTCGCATCAGAATGCAGAATTGTTGGCTATGCAAGCCAAAAAACTTGGAGTTTCAATAAAAGTTCATAGAGCAGGTCTAACTACACGATATAGAAAAATCGTAGAGGATGAATTTCGGAATGGTTTGTTAAAAGCCATATCATGTACACCCACGTTAGAACTTGGTATAGACGTAGGTGACGTTGACGGTGTTGTCTCATCCACGGTGCCAGTAAACAGGCTAATGCAAAGAATCGGTAGGGCTGCCCGTAATGGCCAGATGGGTTTTGCTTTTTTGGTTCTAGGCTCTGATCCCATATCTCAATATTACAAAAACCATCCAGATGACTATTTTGAAGATTCTGAAGAAGCATATATTGATCCAAAAAATCCGTTTATTGAAGAATCACAGGTTTTGGCTATGGCTTATGATAGAGCAATCAAACTAGATGAGATGCCCGAATATAAGAAAACCATAGAGAATCACTGCAAGTCTCGTTCTCTGATATTATATGATAATATGTACGCGCTAGGAGTTAAAGGAAAACATCTTATCTCAGAGTACAACATTAGAGGAATTGGTAGACATATTGATATTATTTCAAACGGATATGTGGTAGGGAAAAGAGCTCTTCCTATGGCATTAGAGGAGCTACACGAGAATGCAGTTTATTTTTTAGCCGGTACAAAATATATTGTGAAACATTTTTCATATCCAAAGAAAATGCATGCCATAATTGAAAGAGCCCCAAAAAATTATTCATATTATACAAAGGCGTTAACTGATGAATGGCCCATAATTGAGAAAATTTATGAGAGGAAGATAGTGTTTGGAACAGAGATTGTATTTTGTAGATTGCATATAGAAAAGATCATACATGGTTATGCAAATATAAAGATCGGAGAAGGCACCATGCAAGGGACTAGAGTGGATCTCAAAGTACCATTACAATATGATTTTGTTACAAAAGGAATTGTATTTCATGCTCCTGAACCAATTGAATGTGCTGCAGATTCTACAGATACAGAGTATACCAAAATTAGTGGATATCATGCAACTGAACATGTGATCATAGAGGGAAGTAATATAATAACGGGTGGTGCATCACAGGATCTTGGCGGTATATCACTAGGCAGATCAGGACTTGTATTTGTATACGATGGAGCAATAGG
- a CDS encoding sec-independent translocation protein (mttA/Hcf106, tatA): protein MTYEIALNIIGGEWVIIIFVALVLILGTNKLPEAAKKMGKAVNEYNRAKTDVRESLNDVGIHETGVRGPVNTERQKLEIICKTLGIDFNDKSNDELRTAIESKMGKKDS, encoded by the coding sequence ATGACCTACGAGATTGCATTAAACATCATAGGTGGCGAATGGGTAATTATCATATTTGTCGCACTTGTGTTGATTTTAGGTACAAACAAGCTTCCCGAAGCGGCAAAAAAGATGGGCAAGGCCGTAAATGAATACAACCGTGCAAAAACAGATGTAAGAGAGAGTCTAAACGATGTAGGGATTCATGAAACTGGTGTGAGAGGTCCAGTAAATACCGAACGACAAAAACTCGAGATCATATGCAAAACACTCGGAATAGATTTTAATGATAAATCAAATGATGAACTACGTACTGCCATTGAATCTAAAATGGGTAAAAAAGATTCCTAG
- a CDS encoding major facilitator transporter family protein: protein MRYHLFLVNSVSLLIGISYGIHNPILPIFAVDSIGASYSDLGAIGVANFMPYVFVPLFVGMLLDKFNRGWILTVGVAINVVSTYALSIVHTVPEIIICRIGTGIAHAFFWPPCEAIISSVSSGADRVKNIAKFVGFFVAGFTIGPLLGSLFLNDSDSGYRLLFQFAAFVMAAALISSVSTSRIRTVASSVKISLSGFRSLISLPEMVLMLIYCTASFGVILAIYPAFLTEKGTSAMHVEILYFVFGISRIITLICAKKFVGHVTIILVASILSIGIGMSAAYFGNGLFWYAIALLTMGFGFSAIVPLTLEIALSRAKAKMSGSVIGAYESIFGIGWVIGPIIAGIVSQEYGGSAPYIVFAIFGFGVAFIAIARRSVLQPIYRQD from the coding sequence ATGAGATACCATCTTTTTTTGGTCAACTCTGTCAGCCTTTTAATTGGTATATCGTATGGAATACACAATCCAATTCTTCCCATATTTGCAGTTGATTCTATAGGTGCATCATATTCGGATCTTGGCGCTATCGGCGTTGCAAATTTTATGCCATATGTTTTTGTCCCGTTATTTGTAGGAATGTTGCTAGATAAATTCAACCGTGGGTGGATTCTTACCGTTGGCGTTGCAATAAATGTTGTATCCACATATGCATTGTCCATAGTGCATACAGTACCTGAGATCATAATATGTAGAATTGGAACGGGTATAGCACACGCGTTCTTTTGGCCTCCATGTGAGGCAATAATCTCAAGTGTAAGCTCTGGTGCAGATAGAGTAAAAAATATTGCAAAATTTGTAGGATTTTTTGTTGCAGGATTTACCATCGGTCCGCTACTTGGTTCACTATTTTTGAATGATAGTGATTCAGGATATAGATTATTGTTCCAGTTTGCTGCATTCGTAATGGCTGCCGCACTGATATCCTCAGTATCTACTTCAAGAATTCGTACAGTGGCATCTAGTGTAAAAATATCACTATCTGGATTTCGTAGTTTGATATCGTTACCGGAAATGGTTTTGATGCTCATCTATTGTACCGCCTCTTTTGGTGTGATACTCGCAATATATCCAGCATTTCTTACGGAAAAAGGCACAAGTGCAATGCATGTTGAAATTCTTTATTTTGTGTTTGGCATCTCACGTATAATCACATTGATATGCGCCAAAAAATTTGTCGGACATGTTACAATCATTCTAGTTGCATCCATACTTTCTATCGGTATTGGCATGAGTGCAGCATATTTTGGTAACGGATTATTTTGGTATGCAATCGCATTACTTACAATGGGATTTGGTTTTAGTGCCATTGTTCCTCTTACATTAGAGATTGCCCTCTCCCGTGCCAAAGCCAAAATGTCTGGATCGGTCATAGGTGCATACGAGTCAATCTTTGGCATCGGGTGGGTAATAGGCCCCATCATCGCAGGTATAGTATCACAAGAATACGGGGGATCTGCACCATACATTGTGTTTGCCATCTTTGGATTTGGTGTGGCGTTTATAGCCATAGCTAGACGTTCAGTACTACAGCCGATATATAGACAGGATTGA